In Sphingobacterium thalpophilum, a genomic segment contains:
- a CDS encoding aspartate aminotransferase family protein produces the protein MKPFDVYPINPINIVKANGSTVWDAEGNAYLDLYGGHAVISIGHTHPHYVQRITEQLNRIGFYSNSVEIPIQRELARLLGEVSGKVDYDLFLCNSGAEANENALKLASFYNKRKKVIAFSKAFHGRTSLAVAATDNPSIVAPVNETDNIVFLPFNDEAALTEAFASYGNEISSVIVESIQGVGGIREASVSFLQLIRSLCDQYNAVFIADEVQCGYGRTGLFYAQDYSGVEADIYTMAKGMGNGFPIGAISISPKFKATYGSLGTTFGGNHLACAAALAVLEIIQQDKLMENAAQVGQYLIDELKQIEEIVEVRGRGLMIGIELPESLAHVKKDLLVKNRIFTGEAKPFVIRLLPALNITKDHADQFLSALKAHIKAVTVA, from the coding sequence ATGAAACCATTTGATGTTTATCCCATTAATCCCATTAACATAGTAAAGGCTAATGGATCAACGGTGTGGGATGCCGAAGGAAATGCTTACTTGGACTTGTATGGTGGCCATGCTGTGATATCGATCGGACACACGCACCCACATTATGTACAACGCATCACAGAACAATTGAACCGTATTGGGTTCTATTCCAACTCTGTCGAGATTCCAATTCAGCGTGAACTTGCCCGATTGTTAGGGGAAGTTTCGGGAAAGGTTGATTATGATTTATTTCTTTGCAATTCTGGCGCGGAAGCAAATGAAAACGCATTGAAGCTGGCATCTTTTTACAATAAGCGAAAAAAAGTCATAGCGTTTTCAAAAGCGTTTCATGGAAGAACCTCATTGGCCGTAGCGGCAACAGATAACCCGAGTATCGTGGCTCCTGTAAACGAGACGGACAATATTGTTTTTCTTCCTTTTAATGATGAAGCGGCTTTGACTGAAGCTTTCGCATCATATGGTAATGAAATTTCATCTGTTATCGTAGAAAGTATCCAGGGCGTAGGTGGAATCAGAGAAGCGTCAGTATCGTTTCTTCAGTTGATTCGCTCTCTTTGCGATCAATATAATGCCGTGTTTATTGCAGACGAAGTGCAATGTGGATATGGAAGAACAGGCTTATTCTATGCACAGGACTATTCGGGCGTCGAAGCCGATATTTACACGATGGCAAAAGGTATGGGCAATGGTTTTCCAATCGGTGCAATCAGTATATCGCCCAAATTTAAAGCGACTTACGGGAGTTTGGGGACGACATTTGGTGGCAATCATCTCGCATGTGCTGCCGCACTGGCTGTATTGGAGATTATCCAACAAGATAAACTGATGGAGAATGCGGCTCAAGTCGGACAATATCTTATTGATGAGCTTAAGCAAATCGAGGAAATTGTCGAAGTGAGAGGCCGAGGATTAATGATCGGTATAGAACTACCTGAATCTTTGGCCCATGTGAAGAAAGATCTCTTGGTAAAGAACCGTATCTTTACAGGGGAGGCTAAGCCTTTTGTGATTCGCTTGTTGCCTGCTTTGAATATTACGAAAGATCATGCTGATCAGTTTTTATCGGCATTGAAAGCACATATCAAAGCAGTAACGGTTGCATAG
- the rplQ gene encoding 50S ribosomal protein L17, whose amino-acid sequence MRHGKKVNHLGRTDSHRKAMLANMATSLILHKRITTTLAKAKALRTYVEPLITKSKNDTTHSRRTVFAYLKDKDAVSILFREISEKVANRPGGYTRIIKMENRLGDNAEMAFIELVDYNEIYGKKAAAAEKKATRRRGGAKKAAAPAETDAPSEVKAEVEGEEKVDGE is encoded by the coding sequence ATGAGACACGGAAAAAAAGTAAATCACTTAGGCCGTACGGATAGCCATAGAAAAGCAATGTTGGCTAACATGGCAACATCATTAATCCTACACAAACGTATTACTACAACTTTGGCTAAAGCTAAAGCATTGCGTACATACGTTGAGCCTTTGATTACTAAATCTAAAAACGACACAACACACTCTCGTCGTACAGTATTCGCTTATTTGAAAGATAAAGACGCAGTTTCTATCTTGTTCCGCGAAATTTCTGAAAAAGTAGCTAACCGTCCAGGTGGTTACACTCGTATCATCAAAATGGAAAACCGTTTAGGTGATAACGCAGAAATGGCTTTCATCGAGCTAGTTGATTACAACGAAATCTACGGTAAAAAAGCTGCTGCAGCTGAGAAAAAAGCGACTCGTCGTCGTGGCGGTGCTAAAAAAGCTGCTGCTCCGGCTGAAACTGACGCTCCTTCGGAAGTAAAAGCTGAAGTAGAAGGTGAAGAAAAAGTTGACGGAGAATAA
- a CDS encoding DNA-directed RNA polymerase subunit alpha, with amino-acid sequence MAILAFQRPDKVIMQKSTDFDGTFEFRPLEPGFGVTIGNALRRILLSSLEGYAITSIRFSGVSHEFSTIKGVVEDVTEIILNLKQVRFKKTGEIGDNEKVFVVINGQEQFLAGDITKFSNNFTVLNPDMVICNMDNSVTIELELSIAKGRGYVNADENKVVDAPVGVIAIDSIFTPIKNVKYTIENYRVEQKTDYEKLLLDISTDGSIHPEEALKEAAKILIQHFILFSDENMLLESQTKEETKVVDEEILHMRKILKTELVDLDLSVRALNCLKAADIRTLAELVTYDVADMLKFRNFGKKSLSEIQELVKSKGLSFGMNLAKYKLDEE; translated from the coding sequence ATGGCAATTTTAGCATTTCAAAGACCGGATAAAGTTATCATGCAAAAATCTACGGATTTTGATGGTACGTTTGAATTTCGTCCATTGGAGCCTGGTTTTGGTGTAACCATTGGTAATGCTTTGCGCCGTATTCTATTGTCCTCTTTAGAAGGATATGCAATTACGTCGATAAGGTTTTCTGGCGTTTCGCACGAATTTTCAACGATCAAAGGTGTTGTTGAAGACGTAACTGAAATTATCTTGAACTTGAAACAAGTTCGTTTCAAAAAAACAGGTGAGATTGGCGACAACGAAAAGGTATTTGTAGTAATCAATGGTCAAGAACAATTCTTAGCTGGTGATATCACAAAGTTCTCTAATAACTTTACGGTCTTAAACCCAGACATGGTAATCTGTAACATGGATAATTCAGTGACAATTGAATTGGAATTGAGTATTGCCAAAGGTCGTGGATACGTAAATGCTGATGAGAATAAAGTTGTTGATGCGCCAGTAGGTGTTATCGCAATCGATTCGATCTTTACTCCGATCAAGAATGTTAAATATACCATTGAGAATTACCGTGTAGAGCAAAAGACTGACTACGAGAAATTGTTGTTGGATATCTCTACTGATGGCTCAATTCACCCCGAAGAAGCTTTGAAAGAAGCTGCTAAGATCTTAATTCAACACTTTATTTTATTCTCTGATGAGAATATGCTTCTTGAGTCTCAAACGAAAGAAGAAACTAAAGTTGTTGATGAAGAAATCTTACATATGCGTAAGATCTTGAAAACAGAATTAGTAGATCTTGATCTTTCAGTTCGTGCATTGAACTGTTTGAAAGCTGCGGATATTCGCACATTGGCTGAGTTAGTAACTTATGACGTAGCTGATATGTTGAAATTCAGAAACTTCGGTAAAAAATCGTTAAGTGAAATCCAAGAATTGGTTAAATCGAAAGGTTTATCATTCGGAATGAACTTAGCAAAATATAAATTAGACGAAGAATAA
- the rpsD gene encoding 30S ribosomal protein S4: protein MARYTGPKSKIARKFREPIFGPDKALEKKNYPPGQHGASKRRGKQSEYAIQLLEKQKAKYTYGVLERQFANLFVKAASKQGITGEIFLKLLEARLDNVVYRLGIATSRAAARQLVSHKHVTVNGEVVNIPSYSLRPGDVVAVRERSQTLEAITNSVAGRTVNKFSWLEWNAKELTGTFLSYPERADIPENIKENLIVELYSK from the coding sequence ATGGCTAGATATACAGGACCTAAGTCCAAAATTGCCCGTAAATTTAGAGAGCCGATCTTCGGCCCAGATAAAGCGTTAGAAAAGAAAAACTACCCTCCTGGACAACATGGAGCTTCTAAACGCAGAGGTAAGCAATCTGAATATGCTATTCAGTTGTTAGAAAAACAAAAAGCAAAATACACTTATGGTGTATTGGAGCGCCAGTTTGCAAACTTATTTGTTAAAGCTGCCTCTAAACAAGGTATTACAGGTGAGATCTTCTTAAAATTGTTAGAAGCTCGCTTGGATAACGTAGTTTACCGTTTAGGTATCGCTACTTCTCGTGCCGCTGCTCGTCAGTTGGTATCCCATAAACACGTTACTGTTAACGGCGAAGTTGTTAACATTCCATCATATAGCTTGCGTCCAGGTGACGTTGTAGCAGTTCGTGAACGTTCTCAAACACTTGAAGCCATCACAAATTCAGTTGCAGGTCGTACTGTAAACAAATTTTCTTGGTTAGAGTGGAATGCGAAAGAATTGACAGGTACTTTCTTAAGCTATCCAGAAAGAGCTGACATTCCTGAAAACATCAAAGAGAACTTAATCGTTGAGTTATACTCTAAATAA
- the rpsK gene encoding 30S ribosomal protein S11 translates to MAKTKKAAKKRIVVIEPVGQAHINATFNNIIVTLTNNQGQTISWSSAGKMGFRGSKKNTPYAAGQAAQDCGKVAHDLGLRKVEVFVKGPGAGRESAIRTLQTVGIDVTTIKDITPLPHNGCRPPKRRRV, encoded by the coding sequence ATGGCTAAAACTAAAAAAGCTGCAAAAAAGCGTATCGTTGTTATCGAACCTGTAGGTCAGGCTCACATTAACGCAACGTTTAACAATATCATTGTAACTTTGACAAATAATCAAGGTCAAACTATTTCTTGGTCTAGTGCTGGTAAAATGGGTTTCCGTGGTTCTAAAAAGAACACTCCATATGCTGCTGGTCAAGCTGCACAAGACTGTGGAAAAGTTGCTCACGACTTGGGTTTACGTAAAGTTGAAGTGTTTGTTAAAGGACCTGGTGCTGGTCGTGAATCAGCAATCAGAACATTGCAAACAGTAGGAATCGATGTGACTACTATCAAAGATATCACTCCACTTCCTCACAACGGTTGTCGTCCTCCAAAACGCAGAAGAGTTTAA
- the rpsM gene encoding 30S ribosomal protein S13, whose amino-acid sequence MARIAGIDLPKNKRGVIGLTYIFGIGRTRAEYILEKAGISEDVKVQEWNDDQLAAIRTIINDELKVEGALRSEIQLNIKRLMDIGCYRGLRHRKHLPVRGQRTKNNSRTRKGKRKTVANKKKATK is encoded by the coding sequence ATGGCAAGGATAGCAGGTATTGATTTACCTAAAAACAAAAGAGGTGTGATCGGCCTTACCTATATTTTTGGTATCGGTCGTACAAGAGCTGAATATATCTTGGAAAAAGCTGGTATCAGCGAAGATGTGAAGGTACAAGAGTGGAATGATGACCAATTGGCAGCAATTCGTACCATCATTAACGACGAATTGAAAGTTGAAGGTGCATTGCGTTCAGAAATTCAATTAAACATCAAACGTTTAATGGATATCGGTTGTTACCGTGGATTGCGTCACCGTAAACACTTACCAGTTCGTGGTCAACGTACTAAAAACAACTCACGTACTCGTAAAGGTAAACGTAAGACAGTTGCAAACAAGAAAAAAGCTACTAAATAA
- the ykgO gene encoding type B 50S ribosomal protein L36 — protein MKVRASIKKRSADCKIIRRKGKVFVINKKNPKFKQRQG, from the coding sequence ATGAAAGTAAGAGCATCAATAAAAAAACGTAGCGCGGACTGTAAGATCATCCGTCGTAAAGGTAAAGTTTTTGTAATCAACAAAAAGAACCCAAAGTTTAAACAACGTCAGGGTTAA
- the infA gene encoding translation initiation factor IF-1, with protein MAKQASIEQDGIIREALSNAMFRVELENGHEIIAHISGKMRMHYIKILPGDKVKLEMSPYDLTKGRITYRYK; from the coding sequence ATGGCTAAACAAGCCTCAATAGAACAAGACGGTATAATTAGAGAGGCACTTTCTAATGCTATGTTTAGGGTAGAGTTGGAAAATGGACATGAAATCATTGCCCATATTTCTGGTAAAATGCGTATGCACTATATCAAAATTTTACCTGGTGATAAAGTTAAATTGGAAATGTCTCCGTATGATTTGACTAAAGGAAGGATTACTTATCGCTATAAATAG
- the map gene encoding type I methionyl aminopeptidase: MSKVFYKSAEDIEQLRKSADVLSQLLGEIAKVIKPGVKTISLDKLAYEYIHDNGGTPAFLNYQGFPYSLCISVNDQIVHGFPSDYEIKDGDLVSVDGGVNLNGFISDSAYTFGVGEISEEAQLLLDVTKESLYKGVEQAVAGKRVGDISSAVQEYVSKFGFGIVRELVGHGVGYHLHEKPEVPNYGKRGAGPKLEEGLVICIEPMINAGRAGVRFWDDGWTVSTVDGKLSAHFEQMVAIRKGEPDVLLTFEHVEKVLNKK, translated from the coding sequence ATGTCTAAAGTATTTTATAAGTCAGCAGAAGATATAGAGCAATTGCGGAAGTCAGCAGATGTGCTTTCGCAATTGCTTGGTGAAATCGCAAAAGTGATTAAACCTGGGGTAAAGACTATATCTCTTGATAAATTAGCTTATGAGTATATTCATGATAACGGCGGGACGCCTGCGTTCTTAAATTATCAGGGATTTCCATATTCTTTGTGTATATCTGTCAACGATCAAATTGTACACGGCTTTCCAAGTGATTATGAAATTAAAGATGGAGATCTTGTTTCGGTCGATGGTGGTGTCAATCTGAACGGCTTTATCAGTGATTCAGCATATACTTTTGGTGTAGGTGAAATATCTGAAGAAGCACAGTTGTTATTGGATGTAACAAAGGAATCATTGTACAAAGGTGTTGAACAGGCGGTGGCTGGTAAACGTGTTGGGGATATTTCTTCAGCTGTTCAGGAGTATGTGAGCAAATTCGGATTCGGAATTGTTCGCGAGCTGGTTGGACACGGAGTTGGTTATCATTTACATGAGAAACCTGAGGTTCCTAATTATGGGAAACGAGGTGCTGGTCCTAAATTGGAAGAAGGTTTGGTTATTTGTATCGAACCGATGATCAATGCGGGGCGTGCGGGTGTTCGTTTTTGGGATGATGGTTGGACAGTAAGTACAGTGGATGGGAAATTATCGGCGCACTTCGAACAGATGGTTGCAATCCGAAAAGGAGAACCAGATGTGTTGCTGACATTCGAACATGTAGAGAAAGTTTTGAACAAAAAGTAA
- the secY gene encoding preprotein translocase subunit SecY, whose protein sequence is MKKLITTLTNIWKIDDLRTRILNTLLFLLIYRIGCHVVLPGVNPHALASGQKEGLLGLLDMFAGGSFSRSAIFALGVMPYISASIVVQLLGIAVPYFQKMQKEGESGRQKMNQITRYLTLGITLLQAFAYVRTQIEPSAKTIADPLFTILTAIVLTGGTLFVMWLGEKITDKGIGNGISLIIMTGIIAQLPSGITAEWVSRMAKGGGGPIPLLLEFVALFFVVIFTILIVQGVRKIPVQYAKKIVGNKQVGGVRQYIPLKVNAAGVMPIIFAQAIMFVPMSLGQFFPNLQSEFLTSLSNYTSVAYNVTFAVLIIAFTFFYTAIMVNPQQMSDDMKKNGGFVPGIKPGLETSNFIDRVISNITFPGAIFLAIIAILPAIASLFGINNQFAHFYGGTSLLILVGVVLDTLQQIESHLLMRHYDGLMKTGRIKGRSAASVEGMDHSAI, encoded by the coding sequence ATGAAGAAACTAATCACAACCTTAACCAATATTTGGAAAATCGATGATTTACGTACGCGTATTCTAAATACCTTACTTTTTCTTTTGATTTACCGTATTGGATGTCACGTGGTATTACCAGGTGTAAATCCTCATGCTTTGGCTTCTGGTCAAAAAGAGGGTTTATTGGGCTTATTGGATATGTTTGCGGGGGGATCTTTCTCTCGTTCGGCTATCTTTGCTTTAGGGGTAATGCCATATATCTCGGCATCCATTGTTGTTCAATTGCTGGGCATCGCGGTTCCTTACTTCCAAAAGATGCAGAAGGAAGGGGAAAGTGGTCGTCAAAAAATGAATCAAATTACTCGCTATTTAACTTTAGGGATTACTTTGCTTCAGGCTTTTGCTTATGTACGTACTCAAATCGAGCCAAGTGCTAAGACAATAGCTGACCCATTATTCACTATTCTAACTGCAATAGTTTTGACAGGCGGTACTTTATTTGTGATGTGGTTAGGGGAAAAAATTACTGATAAAGGTATCGGTAATGGTATTTCTTTGATCATCATGACTGGTATTATCGCTCAATTGCCAAGTGGTATCACTGCGGAATGGGTTTCTAGAATGGCGAAAGGTGGTGGTGGTCCAATTCCATTGTTGCTTGAATTTGTAGCTTTGTTCTTTGTTGTGATCTTTACGATCTTGATCGTACAAGGTGTTCGTAAGATCCCTGTACAATACGCGAAGAAAATCGTTGGAAACAAGCAAGTCGGTGGAGTACGTCAGTATATACCTTTAAAGGTAAATGCTGCAGGTGTAATGCCTATCATTTTTGCGCAGGCAATCATGTTTGTGCCAATGAGTTTAGGACAGTTCTTCCCAAATCTTCAGTCGGAATTTTTGACTTCGTTGAGTAACTATACTTCTGTAGCATACAACGTGACATTTGCGGTGTTAATTATCGCATTTACGTTTTTCTATACAGCGATCATGGTGAACCCACAACAGATGTCGGACGACATGAAGAAGAACGGAGGTTTTGTACCGGGTATTAAACCGGGATTGGAAACTAGTAATTTTATAGACCGCGTAATATCAAATATTACATTTCCAGGTGCAATTTTCTTAGCGATCATTGCTATTCTACCTGCTATTGCAAGTTTGTTTGGTATTAATAATCAATTTGCGCACTTCTACGGTGGTACGTCATTATTGATTTTAGTAGGTGTGGTGTTGGATACTTTGCAACAGATCGAATCTCATTTATTGATGCGTCATTACGATGGATTAATGAAAACAGGTCGCATTAAAGGTCGTTCGGCCGCGTCTGTTGAGGGAATGGATCATTCGGCAATTTAA
- the rplO gene encoding 50S ribosomal protein L15 — protein MNLSNLKPAKGAVKSSKRIGRGTGSGRGGTSTRGHKGAGSRSGHSTKIGFEGGQMPLQRRVPKFGFKNINRVEYNGVNLDTLQALIEKYNLTAVDFDALKAHGLVSKNDKVKILGRGELKAKVEVTAHAFTASAQKAIEAAGGSIVKI, from the coding sequence ATGAACTTAAGTAATTTAAAACCTGCAAAAGGTGCAGTAAAAAGTAGCAAACGTATTGGCCGTGGTACTGGTTCTGGTCGTGGTGGTACTTCAACGCGTGGTCACAAAGGTGCTGGTTCTCGTTCAGGTCACTCTACGAAAATCGGTTTCGAAGGTGGTCAAATGCCTTTGCAACGTCGTGTGCCTAAATTTGGTTTCAAAAACATCAACCGTGTTGAGTACAATGGTGTAAACCTAGATACTTTACAAGCGTTGATCGAGAAATACAATTTAACAGCTGTAGATTTCGACGCATTGAAAGCTCATGGTTTAGTGTCTAAAAATGACAAAGTTAAAATCTTGGGTCGCGGTGAATTGAAAGCTAAAGTTGAAGTAACAGCGCACGCGTTTACTGCTTCTGCTCAAAAAGCTATTGAAGCTGCAGGCGGTTCTATCGTTAAAATTTAA
- the rpmD gene encoding 50S ribosomal protein L30 — protein sequence MAKIKITQIKSVIDRSERQKKTIEALGLKRINHSVEVEATPSIIGMVRKVNHLVAIETI from the coding sequence ATGGCAAAAATCAAAATCACCCAGATAAAGAGCGTTATCGACAGAAGCGAGCGCCAAAAGAAAACTATTGAGGCATTGGGTTTGAAAAGAATCAACCACTCAGTAGAAGTTGAAGCTACTCCATCAATTATTGGAATGGTACGTAAAGTAAACCATTTAGTAGCTATCGAAACTATTTAA
- the rpsE gene encoding 30S ribosomal protein S5, which translates to MALSNIKRVKSSEIELKDRLVSIQRVAKVTKGGRTFSFSAIVVVGDENGIVGYGLGKAKEVTEAITKGIDDAKKNLVKVPIIKGTVPHAQYGKYSGGSVLIKPAVGGTGVLAGGAMRAVLESAGIKDVLAKSLGSSNPHNVVKATVTALAEMRDAYTVAQHRGVDLNKVFNG; encoded by the coding sequence ATGGCATTAAGCAATATAAAAAGAGTAAAATCAAGCGAAATTGAATTAAAAGATCGCTTAGTAAGTATCCAACGTGTAGCTAAAGTTACTAAAGGTGGTCGTACTTTCAGCTTCTCTGCAATTGTTGTAGTAGGTGATGAAAACGGTATCGTAGGTTACGGTTTAGGCAAAGCTAAAGAGGTAACTGAAGCAATCACGAAAGGTATCGATGACGCAAAGAAAAATTTGGTAAAAGTTCCTATTATCAAAGGTACTGTTCCTCACGCGCAATATGGTAAATATTCTGGTGGTTCAGTTTTGATTAAACCAGCTGTAGGTGGTACAGGAGTTTTAGCAGGTGGTGCAATGCGTGCAGTATTGGAGTCTGCTGGTATCAAAGATGTATTGGCTAAATCATTAGGTTCTTCTAACCCACACAACGTGGTAAAAGCAACTGTAACTGCTTTAGCAGAAATGCGTGATGCGTATACAGTAGCACAACACCGCGGTGTCGATTTGAATAAAGTATTTAACGGTTAA
- the rplR gene encoding 50S ribosomal protein L18, which produces MIIMAGQKASRRERIKKGIRKNLAGTSERPRLSVFRSNKGIYAQIIDDNAGKTLVAASSLSKEFVASGNKVDQSKAVGKLVAEKAVAAGINKVVFDRNGYLYHGRIKSLAEGAREGGLDF; this is translated from the coding sequence ATAATAATCATGGCAGGACAAAAAGCATCTCGTAGAGAGAGAATCAAAAAAGGAATCAGAAAAAACCTTGCTGGAACGTCTGAACGTCCACGTTTATCGGTTTTTAGAAGTAACAAAGGTATCTATGCGCAAATCATTGATGACAATGCAGGTAAAACATTAGTTGCTGCATCTAGCTTGTCAAAAGAGTTTGTTGCATCTGGTAACAAGGTTGATCAATCTAAAGCTGTAGGTAAATTGGTGGCTGAAAAAGCAGTAGCAGCAGGTATTAATAAAGTAGTTTTTGACCGTAATGGGTACTTATACCATGGCCGTATCAAATCTTTGGCTGAAGGTGCTCGCGAAGGCGGTTTAGACTTTTAA
- the rplF gene encoding 50S ribosomal protein L6: MSRIGKAPIAIPAGVTVTISDKNLVSVKGPKGELTQQVDRDITIAQEEGNIVVTRPTDQKKHKALHGLYRSLLANMVHGVTEGYKTTQELVGVGYRASSTGNVLELTLGFSHQIVFVLPNEVKVSTTADKGKNPTITLECADKQLIGQIAAKIRGFRKPEPYKGKGVKFAGEVLRRKAGKSAKK, translated from the coding sequence ATGTCAAGAATTGGAAAAGCGCCTATCGCTATCCCTGCTGGGGTAACTGTTACTATTTCGGACAAAAACTTAGTTTCAGTAAAAGGTCCTAAAGGCGAATTAACACAACAAGTTGACCGTGACATCACGATTGCTCAAGAAGAAGGCAATATCGTTGTAACACGTCCAACTGATCAAAAGAAACACAAAGCATTACACGGTCTATATCGTTCCCTGTTGGCTAACATGGTTCACGGTGTGACTGAAGGTTACAAAACTACGCAAGAGTTAGTCGGTGTAGGTTACCGTGCTTCAAGTACTGGTAATGTATTAGAGTTAACTTTAGGTTTCTCTCACCAGATTGTTTTTGTATTGCCAAACGAGGTTAAAGTATCAACTACTGCTGACAAAGGTAAAAACCCTACAATCACTTTAGAGTGTGCTGACAAACAATTAATCGGTCAGATAGCGGCTAAAATCCGTGGCTTCCGTAAACCAGAACCTTACAAAGGAAAAGGTGTTAAGTTTGCAGGTGAAGTATTGAGAAGAAAAGCAGGTAAATCAGCTAAAAAATAA
- the rpsH gene encoding 30S ribosomal protein S8 has translation MMTTDPIADYLTRVRNAIKANHRVVEIPASNLKKEITKVLFDKGYIANYKFDENGVQGTIKIALKYNPISKIPAIRTLTRVSKPGLRKYASVDTMPRVLNGLGIAILSTSKGVMTDKEARLQNVGGEVLCYVY, from the coding sequence ATAATGACTACAGATCCAATTGCGGATTACCTTACACGAGTAAGGAATGCCATCAAGGCCAACCACAGGGTTGTTGAAATTCCTGCATCGAACCTAAAAAAAGAGATTACTAAAGTTCTTTTTGATAAAGGTTACATTGCTAATTACAAATTCGATGAGAATGGCGTACAGGGTACGATCAAAATCGCATTGAAATATAACCCAATTAGCAAAATTCCGGCTATTCGTACGTTGACACGTGTGAGTAAACCTGGTTTAAGAAAGTATGCAAGCGTTGATACTATGCCTCGTGTTTTGAATGGTTTAGGTATTGCTATCTTGTCAACATCTAAAGGTGTAATGACAGATAAAGAAGCTAGACTTCAAAATGTTGGTGGTGAAGTTTTATGTTACGTTTATTAA
- the rpsN gene encoding 30S ribosomal protein S14, translated as MAKEGLKAREVKRAKLVAKYAAKRAELKAAGDYVALDKLPKNASPVRLHNRCKLTGRPKGYMRQFGISRVTFREMALDGKIPGVKKASW; from the coding sequence ATGGCTAAAGAAGGATTAAAAGCACGCGAAGTAAAACGCGCTAAATTGGTAGCTAAATATGCGGCAAAACGTGCAGAATTAAAAGCTGCTGGCGATTACGTTGCATTAGATAAATTGCCTAAAAATGCTTCTCCAGTACGTTTACACAATCGTTGTAAATTGACTGGCCGTCCTAAAGGATATATGCGTCAATTCGGTATCTCTCGTGTAACATTCCGCGAGATGGCTTTAGATGGCAAAATCCCAGGGGTGAAAAAAGCTTCTTGGTAA
- the rplE gene encoding 50S ribosomal protein L5: protein MTYVPRLKVKYAEEIRKALQEKFQYKSIMQVPKLEKIVVSQGVGAATADKKLIDNAIAELTLITGQQAVATKSKKDISNFKLRKGMPVGARVTLRDNNMFEFLDRLVAVSLPRIRDFRGINDKGFDGRGNYNLGITEQIIFPEINIDKINKIQGMDITFVTSAQNDVEALELLKQFGLPFKNQNTNNNG, encoded by the coding sequence ATGACTTACGTACCAAGATTAAAAGTGAAATATGCGGAGGAAATCCGTAAAGCACTTCAAGAAAAATTTCAGTATAAAAGTATTATGCAGGTTCCTAAACTGGAGAAAATTGTTGTTTCACAAGGTGTAGGAGCTGCAACAGCTGACAAAAAATTAATCGATAACGCTATTGCTGAGTTGACTTTAATCACAGGTCAACAAGCCGTTGCTACAAAATCGAAAAAAGATATTTCAAACTTTAAATTACGTAAAGGTATGCCTGTAGGGGCACGTGTTACTTTACGTGACAACAATATGTTTGAATTCTTGGACCGTTTGGTAGCAGTATCGCTTCCACGTATTCGTGACTTCCGCGGTATCAACGATAAAGGCTTTGACGGACGTGGTAACTATAACTTAGGTATCACTGAGCAAATCATTTTCCCTGAGATCAACATTGACAAAATCAACAAGATCCAAGGTATGGATATCACTTTCGTGACTTCTGCTCAAAATGATGTTGAGGCTTTAGAATTGTTGAAACAATTCGGTTTACCATTTAAAAATCAAAATACTAATAACAATGGCTAA